One Sporomusaceae bacterium ACPt DNA window includes the following coding sequences:
- a CDS encoding IS66 family transposase ISSwo2: MEPLLAALKKELLSRDLLHADETTLEVLCEPGRPAQTDSYMWLYRTSGDTDHPVVLYDYQEGRSGQFAKAYLAGFSGYLQTDGWHGYHKVEEAGVTLCGCWAHVRRKFNEALVGPAAKQPDSKEAIGLAYCNKLFDVEKKAEHMTPEERHELRQKEAKPIIEEFYKWIEACWADTLPQSLLGKALTYAQNQKKYLTAYLADGRIEISNNRAERSIKPFVIGRKNWLFCNTPGGAKSSAAVYSLIQTAAENGLNPQAYLEYAFRQIQLQDTLCIEKLLPWAEEIPVSCKMPNKKA; encoded by the coding sequence TTGGAGCCTTTGTTAGCAGCCCTAAAAAAAGAGTTGCTTTCAAGGGATCTGTTGCACGCCGATGAAACTACTCTGGAAGTGTTGTGTGAACCCGGCAGACCGGCACAGACAGATTCCTATATGTGGTTATATCGAACGTCCGGGGATACGGATCATCCGGTTGTGCTCTATGACTACCAGGAAGGGCGCAGCGGGCAATTTGCCAAGGCGTACCTTGCAGGGTTTTCCGGCTATCTTCAGACCGATGGTTGGCATGGCTATCACAAGGTAGAAGAAGCCGGTGTAACCTTGTGCGGCTGTTGGGCACATGTTCGGAGAAAATTCAATGAAGCCTTGGTCGGCCCTGCGGCTAAACAGCCGGATAGTAAAGAAGCGATAGGTCTTGCCTATTGCAATAAGCTTTTCGATGTTGAAAAAAAGGCCGAGCACATGACGCCGGAAGAACGGCATGAACTAAGGCAAAAAGAAGCTAAACCAATTATCGAAGAGTTTTATAAATGGATAGAAGCTTGTTGGGCTGATACCTTGCCGCAAAGTCTACTGGGCAAGGCGCTTACCTATGCCCAAAATCAGAAAAAGTATCTGACAGCCTATTTGGCCGATGGCCGCATCGAAATATCGAATAATCGTGCGGAGCGATCTATCAAGCCTTTTGTGATTGGACGAAAAAACTGGCTGTTTTGCAATACGCCTGGTGGCGCAAAATCGTCCGCCGCTGTTTACAGCCTGATTCAGACGGCTGCAGAAAATGGATTAAATCCGCAAGCCTATCTGGAATATGCCTTTAGGCAAATCCAACTGCAGGATACGCTCTGTATTGAAAAACTACTTCCGTGGGCTGAAGAAATTCCTGTAAGCTGTAAAATGCCTAATAAAAAAGCATAA
- a CDS encoding IS630 family transposase ISBs2, with the protein MIRDYQAIHQTWFEKGKQRIIKTFGKHQGVKLVGYLNYETGEVYCEEHESYDAEVFLGFLKNVLLRNPNGKTVMILDNARIHHAKLLQPFLEEHQEQLTLMFLPPYSPNLNLIEGLWKWLKEKVIYNVFYKTVSEIRENGKRQSIPT; encoded by the coding sequence ATGATTCGAGACTATCAAGCGATTCATCAAACTTGGTTTGAAAAAGGCAAACAGCGAATCATCAAGACTTTCGGCAAGCATCAAGGTGTTAAACTGGTTGGCTATCTGAACTATGAAACTGGAGAAGTTTACTGCGAAGAACATGAATCTTATGATGCAGAAGTATTTCTTGGTTTCCTGAAAAATGTATTGTTAAGAAATCCAAATGGCAAAACTGTCATGATTCTGGATAATGCACGAATTCATCATGCAAAGCTCCTTCAGCCATTTTTAGAAGAGCACCAAGAGCAACTCACACTAATGTTTCTGCCACCATATAGCCCGAACTTAAATTTAATCGAAGGCTTATGGAAATGGCTGAAAGAAAAAGTCATTTACAATGTATTTTATAAAACGGTTTCTGAAATCAGGGAAAATGGTAAGCGTCAAAGTATCCCCACATAG
- a CDS encoding ISLre2 family transposase ISAmde3 — MRLVYIHEGWQQEEKRRSLINPIYLSSVDEDADTFWERVWETVDARYDIDHIETVNILGDGAAWIKSAVQVFPKAKFILDRFHLMKYIRRAVGGNHEQGKALRGALRFGNREKAQEIIKELLAAAATESRKQAILEAWRYIQNNWDGITELYRKKEVKCSAEGHVSHVLSARLSSRPMGWSREGAKHMANIRVCQANGQEVAEEYLNQQRTRLHALPVLTIAEETIEKQRNSLKAAREVLDNIPVLKGPKSFLYEALQGLSLALA; from the coding sequence GTGCGGTTAGTATATATTCATGAAGGTTGGCAGCAAGAAGAAAAGCGTCGTAGTTTGATTAACCCAATCTACCTAAGCAGCGTGGATGAAGATGCCGATACGTTCTGGGAACGGGTGTGGGAAACCGTAGATGCGCGTTATGACATCGATCATATAGAAACAGTGAACATCCTGGGAGACGGAGCAGCGTGGATCAAAAGTGCAGTCCAAGTATTTCCGAAAGCGAAATTTATTTTGGACCGGTTTCATTTGATGAAATATATTCGCCGGGCAGTAGGTGGCAATCATGAGCAAGGCAAGGCCTTGAGGGGAGCGCTCAGGTTTGGGAACCGTGAAAAGGCACAAGAAATCATAAAGGAACTGTTAGCTGCGGCGGCCACAGAGAGTCGGAAACAGGCCATATTAGAGGCGTGGAGATATATCCAAAACAATTGGGATGGAATTACCGAACTATACCGAAAGAAAGAAGTAAAGTGCAGTGCGGAAGGACATGTCAGCCATGTATTGTCGGCGCGACTGAGCAGCCGGCCCATGGGCTGGAGCCGTGAGGGTGCCAAGCATATGGCCAATATACGCGTATGCCAGGCAAATGGGCAAGAAGTAGCCGAGGAATACCTAAACCAACAACGCACTCGTCTGCATGCTTTACCGGTCTTGACGATTGCCGAAGAGACCATAGAAAAACAGAGGAATAGCCTAAAAGCAGCTCGTGAGGTATTGGACAATATTCCGGTATTAAAAGGGCCAAAAAGCTTTTTGTATGAGGCGCTGCAGGGACTCTCTTTGGCTCTTGCATAA
- the soj_1 gene encoding Chromosome-partitioning ATPase Soj, producing the protein MKIISITNRKGGVGKTVISGNIAYELSKMGYLVVMVDLDSQCELSKIYLHEAYNGGNIFHLLRRQCRLDDACVEVSENLYLIPGSRDIVHFDFRGSEGILLHHLRSELLEEVDFVVIDHPLALSESALAGFVASDEVVIVSDAEAFGVANLGQLLDDLAHIQDVCCKIKMDKVAKENPHFCN; encoded by the coding sequence ATGAAAATAATCAGCATAACCAACCGTAAGGGCGGCGTAGGAAAGACAGTGATTTCAGGCAATATTGCCTATGAGTTGTCAAAGATGGGGTATCTAGTTGTAATGGTGGACCTGGATTCCCAATGCGAACTCAGTAAAATCTATCTGCATGAAGCTTATAATGGTGGCAACATATTTCATCTGCTAAGACGGCAATGCAGGCTGGACGACGCCTGCGTAGAAGTTAGCGAAAATCTGTACCTCATTCCCGGAAGTAGAGATATTGTACATTTTGACTTTCGCGGCAGCGAGGGGATTTTGCTTCACCATCTTAGAAGTGAGCTGTTGGAAGAAGTTGACTTTGTCGTCATTGACCATCCGCTAGCATTAAGTGAATCTGCTCTAGCAGGCTTTGTAGCCAGTGACGAGGTAGTGATTGTGAGCGATGCGGAAGCATTTGGCGTAGCCAATCTAGGACAGTTACTGGATGATTTAGCACACATCCAGGATGTTTGTTGTAAGATAAAAATGGACAAAGTTGCAAAAGAAAATCCCCACTTTTGCAACTAG
- the yycJ gene encoding Putative metallo-hydrolase YycJ produces the protein MQIHVLASGSTGNAIFVDMDDTKILIDAGISARRIKQSLDAIGAKIEDIDGVLVTHEHRDHVNGLPTLLKKYRLPAYACPDTWQAMYCRAELPDDCCLSLADSLDIGKIKVEPFSISHDAADPVGFRLYAGGNKVSIATDLGFVTPTVKGALALSDVLVLESNHDIDMLKNGKYPWPLKKRIMSNRGHLANTDAGWTLARLARKAHTHVFLAHLSRENNRPELAETTVADILTNQGCKLGQDITLHLTYPEQISGLSRNTK, from the coding sequence ATGCAAATTCATGTTTTGGCCAGTGGCAGTACCGGAAATGCTATATTCGTTGATATGGATGACACTAAAATATTGATTGACGCCGGCATCAGCGCCCGGCGTATCAAGCAATCGCTGGATGCAATTGGCGCTAAGATCGAAGATATTGACGGGGTGCTTGTTACCCACGAGCATCGTGATCATGTCAATGGTCTGCCGACACTCTTAAAAAAATACCGCCTGCCGGCCTACGCCTGTCCTGATACCTGGCAGGCTATGTATTGCCGGGCAGAGCTGCCTGATGACTGTTGCCTTAGTCTTGCCGACAGCCTAGATATTGGCAAAATAAAAGTGGAGCCGTTTAGCATATCTCATGATGCTGCCGACCCCGTGGGGTTCAGATTATACGCAGGCGGCAACAAGGTCAGCATTGCCACTGATCTCGGTTTTGTCACACCCACAGTAAAAGGTGCCTTGGCCTTGTCTGACGTTTTAGTTTTGGAATCCAACCATGATATCGACATGCTCAAAAACGGCAAATATCCTTGGCCTTTGAAGAAACGGATCATGAGCAACCGGGGTCATCTTGCCAACACTGATGCCGGTTGGACGCTGGCCAGGCTGGCCCGCAAGGCGCATACTCATGTTTTTCTTGCTCATTTAAGCCGGGAAAACAACCGCCCTGAGCTGGCAGAAACCACGGTAGCCGATATTTTAACAAATCAAGGGTGTAAATTGGGGCAGGATATTACTTTACATCTTACTTATCCTGAACAGATTTCCGGACTTTCCCGAAACACTAAATAA
- a CDS encoding ISLre2 family transposase ISAmde2, protein MEIIRVLMPIFLSIVEMVLNSLSGKMGFEEFQRKLADKLHEVGREITKQVLEELDQQIKNDKRKRSGWQVCRTGDSKEIVTCFGAVSYKRTYYRHKETGEYAYLVDKQVGYTNHMRVDNNVKAKLVAGAGELAYRKSAQKVAQECGGVTVSGQTVLRAVREFEQPINPKPDERKRVKTLYIEADEDHVASQHGRAMEVRLVYIHEGWQQEEKRRSLINPIYLSSVDEDADTFWERVWETVDARYDIDQIETVNILGDGAAWIKSAIQVFPKAKFILDRFHLMKYIRRAVGGNHEQGKALRGALRFGNREKAQEIIKELLAAAATESRKQAILEAWRYIQNNWEAMTELYRKKEVKCSAEGHVSHVLSARLSSRPMGWSREGAKHMANIRVCQANGQEVAEEYLNQQRIRSQALPVLTVAKETIEKQRNSLKAAREVLDNIPVLKGPKSFLYEALQGLSLALA, encoded by the coding sequence ATGGAAATTATTCGTGTTCTCATGCCAATATTCCTTTCTATCGTCGAAATGGTTTTAAATAGTTTATCAGGAAAAATGGGTTTTGAGGAATTTCAGCGGAAATTAGCTGATAAACTTCATGAAGTAGGCCGTGAAATCACCAAGCAGGTTTTAGAGGAACTGGATCAACAGATAAAAAACGATAAAAGGAAACGATCTGGGTGGCAGGTTTGCCGGACTGGAGACAGTAAGGAAATCGTCACCTGCTTTGGCGCCGTAAGCTACAAAAGGACATACTACCGCCATAAAGAAACGGGGGAATATGCCTACCTGGTTGACAAGCAAGTGGGCTATACAAACCATATGCGGGTAGATAATAACGTGAAAGCAAAGCTTGTGGCAGGCGCGGGAGAACTGGCTTACCGAAAAAGCGCGCAGAAGGTAGCGCAAGAATGCGGAGGCGTAACCGTAAGCGGTCAAACGGTTTTGCGCGCGGTGCGTGAATTTGAACAACCCATAAACCCAAAACCAGACGAGCGCAAACGCGTGAAAACCCTGTATATTGAAGCCGATGAAGACCACGTAGCCAGTCAACACGGGCGTGCTATGGAAGTGCGGTTAGTATATATTCATGAAGGTTGGCAGCAAGAAGAAAAGCGTCGTAGTTTGATTAACCCAATCTACCTAAGCAGCGTAGATGAAGATGCCGATACGTTCTGGGAACGGGTGTGGGAAACCGTAGATGCGCGTTATGACATCGATCAAATAGAAACAGTGAACATCCTGGGAGACGGAGCAGCGTGGATCAAAAGTGCAATCCAAGTATTTCCGAAAGCGAAATTTATTTTGGACCGGTTTCATTTGATGAAATATATTCGCCGGGCAGTAGGTGGCAATCATGAGCAAGGCAAGGCCTTGAGGGGAGCGCTCAGGTTTGGGAACCGTGAAAAGGCACAAGAAATCATAAAGGAACTGTTAGCTGCGGCGGCCACAGAGAGTCGGAAACAGGCCATATTAGAGGCGTGGAGATATATCCAAAACAATTGGGAAGCAATGACCGAACTATACCGAAAGAAAGAAGTAAAGTGCAGTGCGGAAGGACATGTCAGCCATGTACTGTCGGCGCGACTGAGCAGCCGGCCCATGGGCTGGAGCCGTGAGGGTGCCAAGCATATGGCCAATATACGCGTATGCCAGGCAAATGGGCAAGAAGTAGCCGAGGAATACCTAAACCAACAACGCATACGTTCGCAAGCATTGCCGGTATTGACGGTTGCCAAAGAAACCATAGAAAAACAGAGGAATAGCCTAAAAGCAGCTCGTGAGGTATTGGACAATATTCCGGTATTAAAAGGGCCAAAAAGCTTTTTGTATGAGGCGCTGCAGGGACTCTCTTTGGCTCTTGCATAA
- the rlmH gene encoding Ribosomal RNA large subunit methyltransferase H, whose product MKITIVAVGKIKEKYLTAGIQEFTKRLTPYCRLDITELAEERMPDNPSPAEKLQALTREGERILKAVRPNSYLIVLDVAGQTLSSEQLAAKFDSLALTGQSDVTFAIGGAFGLSREVLAAAKERLSFSKMTFTHQMIRLLLVEQVYRAFKISRGEPYHW is encoded by the coding sequence ATGAAGATAACCATTGTTGCTGTAGGGAAAATAAAAGAAAAGTACCTAACCGCCGGTATCCAAGAATTCACCAAGCGTTTAACTCCGTACTGCCGGCTGGATATAACCGAACTGGCTGAAGAACGCATGCCTGACAACCCGTCGCCAGCCGAAAAATTACAAGCGCTCACCCGTGAGGGTGAGCGCATTTTAAAAGCTGTCCGTCCGAACAGTTACCTAATAGTCCTCGACGTTGCCGGCCAAACCCTGTCATCCGAACAACTTGCCGCCAAGTTTGACAGTTTGGCATTAACAGGACAAAGCGATGTCACTTTTGCTATCGGTGGCGCATTCGGCCTGTCTAGGGAAGTTTTAGCGGCGGCCAAAGAGCGACTGTCTTTTTCAAAGATGACATTCACGCATCAGATGATACGCCTGTTGCTCGTCGAACAGGTGTATCGGGCGTTTAAGATTAGCCGGGGAGAACCGTATCACTGGTAA
- the pucR gene encoding Purine catabolism regulatory protein, with the protein MALTLREALKIGGLQQAVVVAGHSGLDNVISCVDILEVPDSSGWLRSNELVVTTCYAVKDNPEAQLNILKLMDQVGSSALAVKFGRFLGSVPTQMKQLADELDIPLLHIPDHISFMDITLPVMTAIVDEQALQLQYSEEVRRKMIQVTLGASSLAVVAKTLSELIDHDTMICNEELQCLAKAGRDCLSQYRFHSETIAQLQQTNSSNKMIIWDIENRQTFEAFPINVRQRRYGYVLVCIETPLTDLHHIAIEHAITLAALQMVKEEAVLQAKKSHCRDLLEDLISGAFKSKELAVSRAEALNISLNKPQVVLIVDIDNFAGYIMRQSMEYEANAAELKNQLVHIVNNCVQQFDWRALVVQRSDSVVVIMPASLTETLRPNHSAMRSMLQQLAQNIQTKVREQLNDITVSIGISSVAHDPLEIAPKYQEVRNVIKLTRKIQGEGTIAFWEDVEIYSLLEQLGQPMERFYEAKLGALDRPDIKNRQVLITTLKVYLECQGNCVETAEKLFIHRNTLRYRLQRIEDILERNLSQPDERFALWLALKVRSLMQVQQ; encoded by the coding sequence ATGGCACTAACACTCCGGGAAGCATTAAAAATAGGCGGTTTACAGCAGGCAGTTGTAGTGGCCGGTCACAGTGGTCTCGATAACGTGATTAGTTGCGTTGATATTTTGGAAGTTCCGGATTCCTCAGGTTGGTTGCGGTCAAATGAGTTAGTGGTAACAACATGTTATGCAGTAAAAGATAATCCCGAGGCGCAACTCAATATTTTAAAATTAATGGATCAAGTGGGAAGTTCAGCACTGGCAGTAAAATTTGGACGGTTTCTCGGATCGGTCCCGACGCAGATGAAGCAATTGGCCGATGAACTGGATATTCCACTTTTACATATTCCTGATCATATTTCGTTTATGGATATTACCCTGCCAGTAATGACCGCGATTGTGGATGAACAGGCATTGCAGCTTCAGTATTCTGAAGAGGTTCGCCGCAAGATGATACAGGTTACGCTGGGGGCAAGTAGTTTGGCGGTAGTTGCTAAAACGCTGTCAGAGCTTATTGACCATGATACTATGATTTGTAATGAAGAGTTACAGTGTTTAGCCAAAGCAGGCAGAGATTGTCTGTCTCAATACCGTTTTCATTCTGAAACGATAGCTCAGTTGCAGCAAACAAACAGTTCCAACAAGATGATTATATGGGATATAGAAAATCGGCAGACTTTTGAGGCTTTTCCAATTAACGTAAGACAGCGGCGGTACGGTTATGTACTGGTTTGTATTGAAACACCATTAACGGATTTACATCATATTGCTATAGAACATGCAATTACTCTCGCTGCATTGCAAATGGTAAAAGAAGAAGCTGTTTTGCAAGCAAAAAAGAGTCATTGTCGGGACTTGTTAGAAGACCTTATTTCCGGTGCTTTTAAGTCTAAAGAGTTGGCAGTCAGCCGTGCAGAAGCACTGAATATTTCACTCAATAAACCGCAAGTGGTTTTAATTGTTGATATTGATAATTTCGCGGGCTATATTATGCGGCAGAGCATGGAGTATGAAGCAAATGCAGCCGAGTTGAAAAATCAGCTGGTTCATATTGTGAACAATTGTGTTCAGCAATTTGACTGGCGCGCGCTGGTTGTACAGAGAAGCGACAGTGTTGTCGTGATTATGCCGGCTTCGCTAACAGAGACTTTGCGTCCCAATCATTCGGCTATGCGGTCCATGTTGCAACAGTTGGCTCAAAATATTCAAACGAAAGTGCGCGAGCAGCTTAACGATATTACAGTGTCAATCGGAATCAGTTCGGTTGCTCATGATCCGCTTGAGATAGCACCAAAATATCAAGAAGTGAGAAATGTCATTAAATTGACCCGCAAGATACAGGGAGAAGGTACCATTGCGTTTTGGGAGGACGTTGAAATTTATTCCTTGCTGGAGCAGTTAGGCCAGCCGATGGAACGTTTTTATGAAGCCAAATTAGGAGCTCTTGATAGGCCAGATATAAAAAATCGCCAGGTGCTAATTACTACGTTGAAAGTATATTTGGAGTGCCAGGGGAACTGTGTGGAGACGGCGGAAAAACTGTTTATCCACCGCAATACACTTCGTTACAGACTTCAGCGGATCGAAGACATTTTGGAAAGGAACTTATCGCAGCCGGACGAACGTTTTGCTTTATGGTTGGCGCTTAAAGTCCGTTCTTTAATGCAGGTCCAACAATAA
- a CDS encoding IS3 family transposase ISBce13 → MQIYNDSKKRYGAPKIRAVLKESYPCLSINRVQRHMKALGIKSIVHKKYRPHKSEAVYEHGANLLKRDFSTTSPNEKWVADITYIHTLKDGWCYLATVLDLHLKKVVGYSFSRTISKELVLTALDNAVKSQKPSAGLIIHSDRGSQYTSFEYRHKVEQELKFKLSYSRKGCPYDNAVIESFHSILKKELVYTTTFLNYQHARFELFQYIEGFYNRKRIHSKLNFMSPIQFEQSLKKIA, encoded by the coding sequence ATGCAGATTTATAACGATAGCAAAAAACGCTACGGCGCCCCAAAAATAAGGGCCGTTTTAAAAGAAAGCTACCCTTGCCTAAGCATCAATCGTGTACAACGTCACATGAAGGCTCTTGGCATAAAGTCAATCGTCCATAAAAAGTATAGACCGCATAAATCAGAAGCCGTTTATGAACACGGTGCAAACCTCTTAAAGCGTGATTTCTCTACCACCAGCCCTAATGAAAAATGGGTTGCAGATATTACCTATATTCATACTTTGAAAGACGGCTGGTGCTACTTAGCTACGGTACTTGACCTACATCTCAAAAAAGTAGTAGGCTATAGCTTTTCCAGAACTATATCAAAAGAATTAGTGCTCACTGCTTTAGATAATGCTGTTAAAAGCCAGAAGCCGTCCGCCGGACTTATCATACATTCTGATCGGGGCAGCCAGTATACATCCTTTGAGTATCGCCACAAAGTTGAGCAAGAACTAAAATTTAAACTATCATACAGCCGCAAGGGCTGTCCATACGATAATGCCGTAATCGAATCTTTCCATTCCATACTCAAAAAGGAGTTAGTTTATACTACAACCTTTTTGAATTATCAGCATGCCCGTTTTGAGTTATTCCAGTATATTGAAGGATTTTATAACAGGAAAAGGATTCATAGTAAGCTAAATTTTATGTCGCCTATACAATTTGAGCAGAGCCTAAAAAAGATTGCTTAA
- a CDS encoding IS66 family transposase ISSwo2, giving the protein MQTQAQLEEENAELKKRVQELEALNKWYMEQLKLLRQKKFGASSEKSKRDDQEQLNLFNEAEAERQPIAVEPDVETISYQRKKGKRGENIKDLPVEVIEYTLPEGEQTCPACGEELHVMSKEVRKELTIVPAKVKVIEHVNYVYGCRNCEKNNIETPIITANAPKALLPKSMVSAELMAYIMSQKFVNAMPLYRSCQDTVGIFLKKTSSLDELT; this is encoded by the coding sequence TTGCAAACACAGGCACAGCTTGAAGAAGAAAATGCGGAATTAAAGAAACGCGTTCAGGAATTGGAAGCGCTCAACAAGTGGTATATGGAGCAGTTGAAGCTGCTTCGCCAAAAAAAGTTTGGCGCTTCTTCGGAAAAAAGTAAACGCGATGACCAGGAACAGTTAAACCTCTTCAATGAGGCGGAAGCTGAGCGCCAACCGATTGCTGTGGAGCCGGACGTAGAAACCATCAGTTATCAGCGCAAAAAGGGTAAACGCGGAGAAAACATAAAGGACTTGCCGGTAGAAGTGATTGAATATACTCTGCCAGAAGGTGAACAGACCTGCCCTGCTTGCGGTGAAGAGCTGCATGTTATGAGCAAGGAAGTACGTAAGGAATTGACGATTGTTCCGGCAAAGGTCAAGGTTATCGAGCACGTAAACTATGTATACGGTTGCCGAAATTGCGAGAAAAACAATATAGAGACGCCGATCATCACGGCTAACGCGCCGAAAGCGTTGCTGCCTAAGAGCATGGTATCCGCCGAGCTTATGGCCTATATCATGAGCCAAAAATTCGTCAATGCTATGCCGCTGTATCGATCGTGTCAAGACACTGTAGGAATTTTTTTGAAAAAGACATCGTCCTTGGACGAGTTAACATAA
- a CDS encoding IS630 family transposase ISBs2: MRTRASQEELNEIKNAMNTEKRARIFKRYQALYLFLSGKTCKEVASIVGITANTVCNLHKIYQKEGLEGIPDKPISGRPPRLTSEQRVALKQVIINKVPSEVGFAAEFNWTAGLIGKYIKREYGYDYSIRGITGMLERMGLSYTRPTYVLAQADKQKQEQFVKDFEQVKKTPE; the protein is encoded by the coding sequence ATGAGAACGAGAGCATCGCAAGAAGAATTAAATGAAATTAAAAATGCCATGAATACAGAGAAAAGAGCAAGAATTTTTAAGAGATATCAAGCACTATATTTGTTTCTTTCCGGTAAGACGTGCAAAGAAGTAGCTTCGATTGTAGGCATAACCGCCAATACAGTATGTAATCTGCACAAAATATATCAGAAAGAAGGACTGGAAGGAATTCCTGACAAACCGATATCCGGAAGACCGCCAAGACTTACCAGCGAACAACGAGTCGCATTAAAACAAGTAATTATTAACAAAGTTCCTTCGGAGGTTGGATTTGCCGCAGAGTTTAATTGGACAGCTGGTTTAATTGGTAAGTACATCAAGCGTGAATATGGCTATGACTATTCGATTCGCGGAATTACCGGAATGCTGGAGCGCATGGGACTTTCCTATACCCGTCCAACTTATGTGCTTGCACAAGCAGACAAGCAGAAACAAGAGCAGTTTGTAAAAGATTTTGAGCAAGTAAAAAAAACTCCTGAATGA
- the htrA_2 gene encoding Putative serine protease HtrA — protein MNWFKRLTPYIAVSLISMIISVSLVVGCGSNIADKAKRPDAAGSPFKGLQPPTAQAQVSEARNTPIVRAAQAVGPAVVGITNKAFARDIFNRKVLVEQGTGSGVIFDAQGYIATNYHVVENAQEIAVSLADGRTLDGKVIGVDPATDLAVVKIDAKDLPVAILGDSDSLMVGEPAIAIGNPLGLEFKGSVTAGVISALNRSIDIGERRFKLIQTDAAINPGNSGGALVNADGVVVGINSAKISLTGVEGIGFAIPINSARPILQSIIDKGRVIRAYLGVGALDKNSAAKYGYELNLEKGVYVAKLSPSGPAAKAGIREGDVILKVAGAETNSVADLRAVLDSQQVGSSVEVVIQRNGKNQTISVLLEEMPGQ, from the coding sequence ATGAACTGGTTTAAAAGGTTAACCCCCTACATTGCCGTATCTTTGATCAGCATGATTATCAGCGTTAGCTTAGTGGTAGGCTGTGGCAGCAATATTGCTGACAAAGCAAAAAGACCGGATGCCGCCGGCTCGCCCTTTAAAGGTCTGCAGCCGCCGACTGCCCAGGCCCAGGTGTCAGAGGCCCGCAACACGCCCATTGTCAGGGCGGCTCAAGCGGTTGGCCCGGCTGTTGTCGGCATTACTAACAAAGCTTTTGCCCGCGATATTTTTAACCGCAAAGTGCTTGTGGAACAAGGAACAGGGTCAGGTGTTATCTTCGATGCCCAAGGCTACATAGCCACAAACTATCATGTGGTGGAGAACGCGCAAGAAATTGCCGTTTCCCTGGCTGACGGCCGCACGCTGGATGGCAAAGTCATTGGCGTTGACCCGGCTACCGACTTAGCGGTTGTTAAAATTGACGCTAAAGATTTGCCGGTAGCCATACTGGGTGATTCCGATTCGCTCATGGTGGGAGAGCCGGCCATCGCCATTGGCAATCCGCTTGGTCTTGAATTTAAGGGCAGTGTGACGGCTGGCGTAATTAGCGCCCTTAACCGTTCCATCGATATTGGTGAACGCCGTTTCAAGCTAATCCAGACCGATGCCGCCATTAACCCCGGTAATTCCGGCGGTGCGCTCGTTAATGCCGATGGGGTGGTAGTCGGTATCAACAGCGCCAAAATCTCTTTGACCGGTGTCGAAGGTATTGGTTTTGCCATACCCATTAATAGTGCCCGCCCCATTCTCCAATCGATTATCGATAAAGGGCGGGTAATCAGGGCCTACCTGGGCGTAGGTGCGTTGGACAAGAACTCGGCCGCTAAATACGGTTATGAGCTTAACCTGGAAAAAGGTGTTTATGTAGCTAAGTTGTCGCCAAGCGGCCCGGCTGCCAAAGCTGGAATTCGCGAGGGCGATGTAATACTTAAAGTTGCCGGCGCTGAAACCAACAGTGTTGCCGACCTTAGGGCAGTCCTTGACAGCCAGCAGGTAGGCAGTAGTGTTGAGGTAGTCATCCAAAGAAACGGCAAGAACCAGACAATTAGTGTTTTGCTGGAAGAAATGCCAGGCCAGTAA